The Esox lucius isolate fEsoLuc1 chromosome 5, fEsoLuc1.pri, whole genome shotgun sequence genome includes a region encoding these proteins:
- the LOC114839302 gene encoding collagenase 3-like isoform X2, whose product MQKFFGLKLTGTLDAETLAMMKKPRCGVPDVHIGHFSTFDNLKWKTNQLTYRIENYTPDMSVAEVDQSITRALQVWAKVSPLRFTRINSGTADIMISFTRGDHGDNSPFDGPGGFLAHAFAPGPNIGGDVHFDEDEDFSFSSTRGYNLFLVAAHEFGHSLGLSHSNDPGALMFPIYSYTDPRTFSLPRDDVNGIQDIYGTNPDVNPKPGKPDPTPPSTPDACDPSLVLDAVTTLRGEKMFFKGRFFWRSYSQNSQPEQNLIKTFWPELPANIDAAYESLLSDRVFIFKGRKVWAISGYDIVSGYPKSLKSMGLPQTVKKIDAALYDEGSSKTLLFVGNYYYSYDEEKKRMDQGFPKRVDEGFPGMTSKVTAAFQVRGFTYLFSGPLMFEYSMSTRRQRRVLGNSYFLSC is encoded by the exons ATGCAGAAGTTCTTTGGCCTAAAGTTGACAGGAACCTTGGATGCTGAGACTTTGGCAATGATGAAGAAGCCACGTTGTGGTGTACCTGATGTTCATATTGGGCACTTTAGCACCTTCGACAACCTGAAGTGGAAGACAAACCAGCTTACCTACAG GATTGAGAACTACACACCTGACATGTCTGTGGCTGAGGTGGACCAGTCCATAACGAGAGCACTACAGGTGTGGGCCAAGGTCTCCCCCCTGAGGTTCACCCGCATCAACAGTGGTACTGCAGACATCATGATCTCCTTTACAAGAGGAG ATCATGGTGATAACAGCCCCTTCGATGGCCCTGGTGGCTTCCTAGCCCATGCCTTTGCCCCTGGCCCTAACATTGGAGGAGATGTTCATTTTGATGAAGATGAGGACTTCAGCTTCAGCTCAACCAGAG GGTACAACTTGTTCCTGGTTGCTGCCCATGAGTTTGGTCATTCCCTGGGTCTCAGCCACTCTAATGACCCTGGAGCACTGATGTTCCCAATATACAGCTACACAGACCCCAGAACCTTCTCTCTGCCTCGTGATGATGTCAATGGCATCCAGGACATCTATG GCACAAACCCAGATGTGAACCCCAAACCTGGCAAGCCAGACCCTACACCCCCTTCCACTCCTGATGCCTGTGACCCCTCCCTGGTTCTGGATGCTGTCACAACACTTCGTGGAGAGAAGATGTTCTTCAAGGGCAG GTTCTTCTGGCGTAGCTACTCTCAGAACAGCCAACCAGAACAGAACCTTATCAAGACCTTCTGGCCTGAACTCCCTGCAAATATTGATGCTGCTTATGAGAGTCTCCTATCTGACAGAGTGTTCATCTTCAAAG GTCGTAAGGTCTGGGCTATCTCAGGTTATGACATAGTCTCTGGCTATCCCAAGTCCCTGAAAAGCATGGGTCTACCACAAACTGTAAAGAAAATTGATGCTGCCCTGTATGATGAAGGCTCTAGCAAAACCTTGCTCTTTGTTGGTAACTACTACTACAG TTAtgatgaagaaaagaaaaggatgGACCAAGGTTTCCCCAAGCGTGTGGATGAAGGGTTCCCAGGCATGACAAGCAAAGTGACTGCAGCCTTTCAAGTCCGAG GATTCACTTACCTCTTCAGTGGTCCCTTAATGTTTGAGTATAGCATGAGCACAAGAAGACAGCGCCGTGTTCTGGGAAACAGTTACTTCCTGTCCTGTTAG
- the LOC114839302 gene encoding collagenase 3-like isoform X1: MKTFKICLLLVSLAIAVHSLPITPSKEDEVLAETYLKRFYNLTEETGPTARQGPSQRSRKVQEMQKFFGLKLTGTLDAETLAMMKKPRCGVPDVHIGHFSTFDNLKWKTNQLTYRIENYTPDMSVAEVDQSITRALQVWAKVSPLRFTRINSGTADIMISFTRGDHGDNSPFDGPGGFLAHAFAPGPNIGGDVHFDEDEDFSFSSTRGYNLFLVAAHEFGHSLGLSHSNDPGALMFPIYSYTDPRTFSLPRDDVNGIQDIYGTNPDVNPKPGKPDPTPPSTPDACDPSLVLDAVTTLRGEKMFFKGRFFWRSYSQNSQPEQNLIKTFWPELPANIDAAYESLLSDRVFIFKGRKVWAISGYDIVSGYPKSLKSMGLPQTVKKIDAALYDEGSSKTLLFVGNYYYSYDEEKKRMDQGFPKRVDEGFPGMTSKVTAAFQVRGFTYLFSGPLMFEYSMSTRRQRRVLGNSYFLSC; encoded by the exons ATGAAGACCTTCAAAATTTGCCTACTATTAGTCAGTTTGGCAATAGCAGTTCACTCTTTGCCAATAACACCAAGCAAAGAAGATGAAGTTCTTGCAGAG ACGTACCTGAAAAGGTTCTATAACCTGACAGAGGAGACCGGTCCAACAGCCAGACAGGGGCCAAGTCAGAGGAGCAGGAAGGTCCAAGAGATGCAGAAGTTCTTTGGCCTAAAGTTGACAGGAACCTTGGATGCTGAGACTTTGGCAATGATGAAGAAGCCACGTTGTGGTGTACCTGATGTTCATATTGGGCACTTTAGCACCTTCGACAACCTGAAGTGGAAGACAAACCAGCTTACCTACAG GATTGAGAACTACACACCTGACATGTCTGTGGCTGAGGTGGACCAGTCCATAACGAGAGCACTACAGGTGTGGGCCAAGGTCTCCCCCCTGAGGTTCACCCGCATCAACAGTGGTACTGCAGACATCATGATCTCCTTTACAAGAGGAG ATCATGGTGATAACAGCCCCTTCGATGGCCCTGGTGGCTTCCTAGCCCATGCCTTTGCCCCTGGCCCTAACATTGGAGGAGATGTTCATTTTGATGAAGATGAGGACTTCAGCTTCAGCTCAACCAGAG GGTACAACTTGTTCCTGGTTGCTGCCCATGAGTTTGGTCATTCCCTGGGTCTCAGCCACTCTAATGACCCTGGAGCACTGATGTTCCCAATATACAGCTACACAGACCCCAGAACCTTCTCTCTGCCTCGTGATGATGTCAATGGCATCCAGGACATCTATG GCACAAACCCAGATGTGAACCCCAAACCTGGCAAGCCAGACCCTACACCCCCTTCCACTCCTGATGCCTGTGACCCCTCCCTGGTTCTGGATGCTGTCACAACACTTCGTGGAGAGAAGATGTTCTTCAAGGGCAG GTTCTTCTGGCGTAGCTACTCTCAGAACAGCCAACCAGAACAGAACCTTATCAAGACCTTCTGGCCTGAACTCCCTGCAAATATTGATGCTGCTTATGAGAGTCTCCTATCTGACAGAGTGTTCATCTTCAAAG GTCGTAAGGTCTGGGCTATCTCAGGTTATGACATAGTCTCTGGCTATCCCAAGTCCCTGAAAAGCATGGGTCTACCACAAACTGTAAAGAAAATTGATGCTGCCCTGTATGATGAAGGCTCTAGCAAAACCTTGCTCTTTGTTGGTAACTACTACTACAG TTAtgatgaagaaaagaaaaggatgGACCAAGGTTTCCCCAAGCGTGTGGATGAAGGGTTCCCAGGCATGACAAGCAAAGTGACTGCAGCCTTTCAAGTCCGAG GATTCACTTACCTCTTCAGTGGTCCCTTAATGTTTGAGTATAGCATGAGCACAAGAAGACAGCGCCGTGTTCTGGGAAACAGTTACTTCCTGTCCTGTTAG